The Vulpes vulpes isolate BD-2025 chromosome 1, VulVul3, whole genome shotgun sequence genome contains the following window.
CCTGCCTTCTAGCAGGCTGCCTCACACTGTGTGGGCAGTCTCATTGCCGGTTTGATCTGTGGGACCCCTCCATCCCTCGGTCTTCCCCTGCTTCCAGCTATGAACCATGCAGGAAATTGTGGATGCCCCACAACCACCCAGCCAAagcattttttccccagaagccTCTGGCAGGAGAGAAGAAGCCATTTCCCTTCACCATGCCAGTAACTCCTCCCAGGGGACTGTGTCCTGCCAGTCACTTCAGACCAAAACCCCTATCCACCCCCCTCGGCCCCAACTCCTTTCATAGTGGGTGCCAGATGAGAGTGAGCATCAGCAGGCTGGGCCTGGCACCCTCTCACTATTCTGGAAACCTGGCGAGCATGGAGTCTTGGAGGGGCCTGTGGACTAGTCCAGATTCCTCAGAACATGGCACTTCTCCGCCTCTGCTGGGAGATCCAGCCACCAGGATTCACATCCATCTGCAGCATCTTCATCACCCACTTGTCCCGGCGGGCGCCTTCAATGAATTCATTCAGGGAGAGCTGACCTGAGCAAGGGGTGGGAAATAGTGTGGGAGCATGGAAGAAATGGGGTGGGGGCAAGAAGAGAGGCCTCTCCTAGTGGGGGCATCCTCTAATGCTAGCCTACACCTCTTACACAAATGAGCCTGCAGTCTCAGGGCCTAAGCCTGGGGCTTGTCAATTCTCCCATTCTCCAGAAGTCTCCTGGAACCTTCCAGGGTTTAAGGGACTTGCTTTGCAAATGAATTTAAGTTCACTTTGGCCCAGGGGTACCTTACAAATGTTCCTGAGGGCTCTTCTGGGAGTGTTCCCAgcttgctccctccctccacagccTTGGGGCTGGTGCATCAAGCTACAGGGAGGAGAGCCTCAGTAGCCTTAATGGGGGCCTCCCCTATGCCCATCTCTCAAATATATCGCCCCATTTATTCCTTGAAAtcattattatccctattttccagatgagaaaactgagtccaGACTGAGTGGTGAAATGGTTTGCCTGACTCAAAAGCCCCTACTCTTTCACTGTGCCTGCCTGGCCTCCATCAGCAGCTCCAGTAGGAGCTTAAATCGCTCTTAGGGACATCCTGTGCCAGGGACACCCCTGTTATTTTATGTCCTCCTCTCTGTACCCAGCTCACAGCTGAGGATGACAGTTGCTGGCAGGTGGAGggccttgcccagggtcacacggcCAGAAAGTGGGGGTGCTGTGGAGTGGGCAGTCCCCTATCTCTGCTCCCCCATTACCGTCTCCATTCTCATCCACCAGAAGGAAGATCCTGTCTACCACCTCCTCAGGTGTGAGCAGTTGTCCTTGCTGCTCAGACTCCATCTCCACCCTGCAGGCTTTCTTCAGCTTGTAGATCGCCTGAGGGAAGAAACCAAGCTGCAGCCACAATCTTGTGGCCCCCAGGGCCTccttgcccagcacagagtctgggaCACGGTGGTTGGGGCCCCACCGACCACGGCCAGCCCCAACACCTTCCTGGGATGGATGAGCTTGGGCAAGCCACAGAACTGCCCTGAGGCCACTTCTATATCTGTGTCATGGATGGACCACCACCACCTGAGAGCACAGTTCTAGGGAGGAACAGGCTGACTCAGGTCAGGGGTCAGAAGTCAGTTGGCAGgactttttcctccttgtttattCTTGCTAATCATCTATCAGCCTGGTTAGTCCTTCAAAGAACCAGATCTTGGTTTTGTTGACTTCTCTTCCCCGTGcgcttgtttttctatttcattagttTCTGCCTTATAGTATTTCCCTTCTTCTATTCTCTGGGTTTAATTTactcttcatttttctaatttcttgagatGACTTCTATAATCATTTATTTCCTGCCTCTCACTTCCAGCACATGCACTCTAAGGCTACAAAAAGCCTCTGTAAGCCCAGCCTTGGCTACAGTCCCCAGTTTGGTTACATTACATCTGTAGTATTACTCAGTTCAAAACACTtggcgtgtgtatgtgtgtgatataATTTGTACGATTTCTGGAATATTTGGGAGTGTATTGCCTTATTTCCAAACAGATGGGGATCTTttagatacctttttttttttttaagattttatttatttatacataagagacacaggcagagggagaagtaggctccctgcagggagcccaatgtgggacttgatccccagtctccaggatcaggcctgggctgaaggtggtgctaaaccgctgagccacctgggctgccctcttttagatatctttaaaaaaataatttgcttatttgagagagagagagagagagagagagagagagagagagagagagagggagggagagagggagagagggagagaatgagcagagggagaagcagactccctgcagtgagattgatgtgggactcgacccaggaccccgggatcatgacctgagctacaggcagatgctcaaccactgagccatccaggtgtctctaTCATTTTGTAATTGATCTCTAGCTTAATTCTGACTGTGGTCAGAAAGCACCCTCTGAATGATTCCAGTGCTGCCCCTTACAGCCCCAGGGGCCCCCACTCCAGGGGTCAGGGGCAGCCACTCACCTCCACAATGTCAAGCAGCTCCAGTCGGTCGATGCAGCCATTGCGGTCCTTGTCATAGATCTTAAAGGTCCACTTGAGCTTGTGCTCCAGGGTGCCCCTCAGCACAAGGTTCAGGGCTGCCACATACTCCAGGAAGTCAATGGTGTTGTCCTGTAGGAGGGGAGCGGCAGCTGTGAGGCCCCTCCCGCCTTCCCTGGAGCAGAGCTATGGGCCTGATTCTGGGCCATCCATCCCTAAGAACTCAGGGCTTTGAGCCTGGCCATCCTCATGGCCTCTCTGGCTTTGCTCATGGCTGTTCCTCACCCTAGCACCGTTGCCTGGTCTGAAATCACCCAATCCTACCCGACGTTCCAGGCCTAGCTCAAggggcccctcctccaggaagccttccttttCCCACCCCTTCGGCTACAGCGGTCTCTCGCTCCCTCTTCTAGCATTCCAGCACCTGTACTCTATTCTGCACAGTCTGGGTCTTACTCTGGTGTCACTTAGCTGTTTCGCATGTATGTCTCATTGTCCAGCTGTATTATATACTCCTGGAGAAAAGAGGGGTTTGCTTTGCCTTTGTCTCTCCTTTGTCCTCAGCCCAGCGCCACCTCTGTGCAGTCAGGGTCTCATAAATATTTacgaatcaatgaataaatgattggTTTAATTTGAATTTGGGATACAGGCAGTTCTGGAAGATTAGAAAGCAGCGCTCACCCTAAAAATGTCCTTTATCCTTTCACTCACTCTGAGCccgaggaaggcaggcaggcaggggctcTGGCTCCCTCACATCTAGGCCCTGGTGAACATTAGCCTCCCTGAAGGACaggcctcctccacccccacccaggaaGGGGTAGGGGAGATGGAACCTAGGGGCTGACCatccagagggagaaggagacagagtcCACCTCTGTGGGGTGACTCCAACCAGGTAACCAAAACTCTTAATAAGAATGTGACaatgagggatgtctgggtggctcagtggttgagcagctgccttcagctcaggtcgtgatcctgaggtcctgagatggagtcctgcatcgggatccctgcagggagcctgtttctccctctgcctgtctctgcctctgtgtgtctcatgaataaataaaatcttttttttttaaataaaatctttttttaaaaaaatgtgacagTGATTCCAAAAGCAATaaaccagaggcagagggaacatTCACTTCTTGTTCTTCTACACCAAGTTGGAGGTGAGAGGCTGGCAGCCATGGTGCCTACAGGGGGCTAATCAGGCTGAGCTTCACCCAGCATTCCCACCTATAGGCACTCCTGTCTTGTGAGGGTGGGGACCTCAAGGCTCTGAAGCCAGAACCTGAGTCATTGCTCCCTCAGGAGTGGCTGGCATGCACAGGGCTTTGTAGTGGGAAATGACACTGCTGGCCTAGAGCACCTCTGTTCCactgggtcatatgcttgggagCCCCACACCCGGATCATGGGGTGCTTGAGTGAGCAAGGTGTGAGCAACAGAATACGACAGAAAATGAGGTAAATAGCAAAAAGCCTATGGAAAAACCAAGAAGGAAACAAgacaggcctgcttctcctctgcctgtgtctctgcctctctttctctctgtgtgtgctctatgaataaataaaatgtttaaaaaaataaaacaaaaaataaaactacttgaaatcataccttttatttttttgaggggtaTTCTGCAGTCCTTGCTGaacagttttaatattttatattacacaATGAACATCTTTGTGTATTGATATTTTTTTGTATCTCTGGTAAATTTTTTAAGGCAGGTTCTTCAcaatggttgttttgttttttcccctagtctttttttttttaagattttatttatttattcatgagagacacacacacacacacacacacacacagagagagagagagaggcagagacataggcagagggagaagcaggctccatgcagggagcccgatgtgggactcgatcacgggacaccaggatcacgcattgagctgaaggcagacacttaactgctgagccacccaggcgtccctcctctagtctttttttttttttttttttttattcatgacacagagagagagagaaaggtagagacacaggcagtgggggaagcaggctccacgcagggagcctgatgtgggactcgatcccgggtctccaggatcaggcccttggctaagggcagcactaaactgccTGAGCACCGGGCTGCCCCTTCCCCTAGTCTTTAATGTACTATTTGTAATTCTATAGTTCTGTGAGATTTGGCCATATGTGTAGAGAAGAGTAACTATCAACACAAGAACATTCTCTTGTGTAAATAGTCACATCCTTCTTCTGACCATAACCCTTGACAGCCACTGATCTCTTCTCCAGCACAATACTCCAGTATATTCACCTGGAGAATGGTATGCAAATGGGATCACGCAGTATGTAGCTGTCAGATTGGTTGgtttcactcagcacaatgccCTGGAGACCCATCCAAGTCTGAGTGTATCAACACGTCCTGCCCTGCTATTGCTGAGTGGTCCTCCACTGCATGGTCCTCGTTCTACTCACTCACTGAAGGTTATTTGGCTTGTTTCCAACCACCCTCACTaagctttgagatataattgcaGACTAGCCTTTTAAAGAACATTATGTtctttatgggatccctgggtggcccagaggtttagcgcctgcctttggcccagggcgcaatcctggagacccgggatcgaatcccacatcgggctcccggtgcatggagcctgcttctccctctgcctatgtctctgtgtgacatagacacactctctctctctctctatcataaataattaaaaaaaaataaagaacattatgtgagtttaaggtatacaatgtgatgattggTTGTTCGTTCTTTAAAAGGCTATTTTCATTAGTCATTATTTATTAAGCTTACTAAAAATCAATCTtatgcttcttttaaaataagagtagaaagcagcccgggtggctcagcagtttggcgcctgcctttggcccagggtgtgatcctggagacccgggatggggtcccacgtagggctccctgcagggagcctgcttctccctctgcctgtgtctctgcctccctctgtgtctctcatgaataaataaatctttaaaaaaacaaaaagacaaaaaaaaaaaaaaaagagttgaaaaatGTATCCAAAATGGCTGGTAGGCACCATCTATATCACATTTGTCAACTCCCTCAGGTTTGTTATACCTactttatggatgaggaagctgaggctcaaagGTCAAATAGGTTGCTCAAGGAAAACCCACCTAGAAGTGGCAGAGCCTTTCAAGCTataagtcttctctttttttttttttaattttttaaaaatttttatttatttatgatagtcacagagagagagagaggcagagacacaggcagagggagaagcaggctccatgcaccgggagcccgacatgggattcgatcccgggtctccaggatcacgccctgggccaaaggcaggcgccaaaccgctgcgccacccagggatcccgctataAGTCTTCTCTAGTTCAAGTTGGAgaactttccttctctcctcaagGTCTATTACTGTTTGAAAAATGAGCCTCCGTATCTAGCACCACggagagaagaacaaaaaaaacaaaaccaccaacaAATCCTTACCCTCCAGATCTATAGATTCTCCCACATTCTATGTCTAGAACATTCTGTTCTCACAACATCCTCCCTCCGCCTGAGGGTACCACAAAGAGCCCTTGGCTCCTGTGAGGCACACTGTAGAGCAACCCTTCCTGAGTGACCTCACCTGTAAGGTTGCTTCATCCTTCACGAGTCCTGGAAAGCTCCAAGCTGGGACTAATCTCATCCCCTGTGCTAGGCCTTCAGCCCTCGTCAGCTTCAATTACTCACAGAGGCAATGGGAAGATGATGGAAATGCCTGTCGACTCGAGAGCAGGAGCAGAAGTGACAGGCGTGTGAGCTGCTCTGTGGGATTATCTGCCCCACTTCTCCCAGAACTGGCTGCATATGTGCACCAACCCTGACCCTACAGCAGGTTACATAAGGATCCCAGACGACATttgatttctccctctcctttcttccatccCAGTGAGTCAAAGGCCAACTGCTGGAGAGAAGGGTGTTACAAGAAAGAGGAACTTTCAGAGGCAGGCACTGACCTCCTTGCCTCCTCCAAATCCCCATTtccaccccagcccccccagAATTGACATGTGAGCTAGGTCTATGAACTCTTGAGCTTATTTGCCTCACAATGTTCAGCTCAATTGCCCAGAAATGAGACTCACTCATGGAAAGATGGTGCCAATGCAGGGAGGGAAATGAGTATGGGTTTGGAGACAGACTATGtggtgaaagaaaagaagaaagttccTGATAGAGGAACTTAACACACGTGTAGGAAAGCTCTTTCTTCATTGTAGGATTCCAATGAATAAACAAGGAACTGATGGTAGAATTAGAAAATTATCGATGGATGCCAAGCCTAGCAGAGGAAAATCTGTGGAGTCACAGAATATTTACTtagtctcaaagtatctccctATAAGATGCTTgttaattataaaggaaaaatgataactctacagtggagaaacctggcagacaCCATGCAACCAAATGACAGAAGTTAACCACCCAGCAATGGGACAGACCAACATCACGTGCCCCTGACAGGAAGCCCTGAGAAGGCACATGACATCATGTCTGGGACATCGACGccagaaatggaaaacctgaagcTAATCACAAAACTACACTGAACAAACCCAAATTgtgagacattctacaaaattaaTTGCCTTGCAATCTTCAAAAATGTCAGGgtcaaaaaagacaaagaaaagctgaGACTAAAGATTCTGagttaaagggatgcctgggtggctcagcagttgagagtctacctttgctcaggtcatgatcctggagtcccgggatcgagtcccacatcaggctccctgcagggagcctgcttctccctctccctgtgtccctgcctctctgtctctctcatgaataaatttaaaaaataaagattcagaaTTAAAGACTGAAAAGACAGGACAAGTAAATGCAATGTGATtagactaaaaaaagaaaaaaaagaaagcaggcaaTCTTTTAAGAGGAGAGCACGGGCACACACATGGAGGGGAGCTGACTCCCATgtccagcacggagcctgacacagagcttgatctcttgaccctgggatcatgacctgagccgaaaccaagagttgggtgcttgatcaactgagccacccaagagtccctgaattttctgattttgatctTTGTATTAGGttaagagaatgtccttgttcttaGGAAAAGCACACTGAAATATGTGGTATAAGGGCATGATGTCTCCAGCTTTCTCTAAAAGAGAGGGACACACACTGATAAAGCAAATGGGATAAAATGTGAACAACTGGATAAAGGATAAACTGTACATAAGAGTCACTTATACTATTCTTTCAACTTGGTATAAACTTAAATTCCTATCAAGATAAAAgctataagaaaatgaaaaaagtaatcGATGTTTATCTTGTGCTAATTTTTAAGAAGAGATGAGGTATAAGAGGTACAGCTATATTATGCCCACAAGCTTGACAATCAATCCCTTTTGGATCTTGAATTGTTATCAtactgagttttcatttttaaatttttaatttatttttaaaaaagattttatttacttatttgacagagacagagcgagagagagcacacgcatgcacaagcagggggagaagcaggagagggagaagcagactccccactgagcagagagcccaacaagggactcaatgccaggaccctgggatcaatggtctgagccaaaggtagacacttaactgactgaaccactcaggtgccccactgtACTGAAGTTTTAGATGAATATGGGAAGattgatatatttataatagtaagTCTTGTCACatttgaccctttttttttttaatcatttctccagacgcctgggtggtttagtggttaagcgtctgccttcggctcaggtcgtgatcccaggatcctaggattgagtcccacattaggctccctgcatggagcctgcttctccctctgcccttgtctctgcctctctctctctctgtgtctctcatgaataaataaataaaatcataaaaaaacaaacaaaacattttctctttctcaaaaaaacaaacaaacaaacaaacaacaacacaaaaacccaaaacaacaaaacccaaaccaaactgCCTTCTAAGCAGGTACACTTGTCTGGGAGTCAGGACCCTTCTGTATATGATCTTGA
Protein-coding sequences here:
- the GUCA1B gene encoding guanylyl cyclase-activating protein 2, whose translation is MGQQFSWEEAEAAGEMDVAELQEWYKKFVVECPSGSLFMHEFKRFFKVTGNEEATQYVEGMFRAFDKNGDNTIDFLEYVAALNLVLRGTLEHKLKWTFKIYDKDRNGCIDRLELLDIVEAIYKLKKACRVEMESEQQGQLLTPEEVVDRIFLLVDENGDGQLSLNEFIEGARRDKWVMKMLQMDVNPGGWISQQRRRSAMF